Genomic window (Drosophila willistoni isolate 14030-0811.24 chromosome 2L unlocalized genomic scaffold, UCI_dwil_1.1 Seg196, whole genome shotgun sequence):
aatccaaTTTAATTAAGAATTATTACTTTACTTACTGAAATCGATTAGAAATGGCCTGTTACAGCCTAAAAAAAGAATGATCAAAATTCTATGTTTAATATGTTCTAAAAAACCATTATCTTTGCGAATCTGTAAATGTGATAGTTTTTGATCAATTTTCATTAATGTACTAActatattgaaaattaatcTTCTGATTTTTATTAAAACCCCGATAAATTCTATTAATACCGCGCTGGACCAATCCCTCTTGCTTAAAAGCATTAAAGTTCAAGGGggtttaaaaaattataagtATGTTTCACTTTCCCAGataatttcttatattttattccatcaaagtCAATTCGCTTCGATTAAGGTTGCCCttgttaaaaatttcaaaactatTATTCATTCCTTTATATTATTGATAAATTTCCACAGAGATTGTAAAATGTTCTCTTTGTAGGTTTCTTTTAACGAATAATGCAATCAagtgcaaaattttaaaaattaatggaAACATTGGCATGCATTCTAATAAATTTCgagtaataaataaattaaaaaactgGTAAGCCTAAAAAATAATCTCATGAGACAAAATCCTATTAACAAAATCTTAAAGTGCTAACGAATGGGTACAGATAAAATCAAACTCTAAACATCAACCAAATCAGAGACTAAAAAATGTCAGGGTCTATACAACACAAATCACAAATGGATTTAAGACTTTTAAGCCAATTAAAATGGTAagctaaatttttaatttggtaacactttgaaattttatttttcacatttttcccATAGGTCTTTGATAAATCTTTGATATTGCATCGCTACAAATCTAGTAATCAGAATGATGTAACAAGGGAGCTACTTCAAATCAAGATATATCTTTCCATGTTGAAGGATCCCCATTTAAAATATCAATATTTGCTGAGTCTAAGTAATCGTGATGAGGATCTATATAATCGTTATGTGAGGCAAAATGTTCCTGAACTTTTGAGCATTATACGTGCAATCAGTGAAAATGGAAACGCTTCGAATCATCGTCCCTTGGgtctaaagaaattaaataagGTTAGTCAAATGAATTTGTCACCCACAGCAGATAGTCCCCTTAATGTTGTGggatcatcatcattatcttGGGATGGTCAAAAATTTACGGGATCTATTCAATTTACGGACTCTAAATACGATCAATGGCATGTGGGGATAATGAAAAAACatgtaagtaaaaaaaataactttagTTTATAACTAAATTGGAAATGTCTTAAATGTTTGttagagcaaaaaatttaaaaatccaACTAAAGAACAATGTGAGAAACGTGAAAAGGAAAGAATGGAACTTCGCAAATGCGTTAGTAGTTTTCAGGATGTGATTGATCATGTGAGACCGTATCGCAGGCCATATCACGTAAGTTCAAAACATAATTATAGTAAATCTCTCTAACAAGATATAATAAGGGCACGTAAGCGCATTATCCTAAAATGTTATCGAATGTTAAGAAAgtgcatttcatttaatttcacgaTTTCCGAAATGCACATCTCTAGCTGCTGCTAGAAAGCTGCAGAAAGCTTTCTCTCTTCAAGCTCAACGAACAGCTGTCCAAACAGCTGTCGTTACCCTGCTACGAACCAAACgtaaacaataagaaaaaatccCATCGACTGGGAAAGTGGGTTAATTTTCATGGTTCTCTACAACTggaaacgaaaagaaaagtgaaaagctAACTATTATcacttgaaataatattcAAATCATTCACCTCAGTGGACAAATATTTtctgttgttggtgtttttcCAAAGGAATAGCCGTCCTTTCTCTGCCCTCGTCATCGTCCCCCTGAATCATTCATTGCATCAGTAGGCGTATCAGTTgcgttgttgctgctgtgagAAAGCTTTGTAAAGGTCACCTTGAAacgttaacaaaaaaaaaaaataccaaacgAAACGCTGCCCGAATACCGCTTGGCAGCCAGTTACTGAAAATCGTCTCTTGTggcagacacagacacacggACCACggataaaaaagaaaataaaagaaaacacacaTATAGATTTCATCAAATCAATTAGATATTGGCAAAGATATATAGAGTTTTGAGAAACTCTTTTGTCTTCTTGAGAGCTATATCTAAGAATCGAAAGTGTTAACGTGCAACGCGTCGTGTGTGTTTTTTGCTGTGTGTTTTTAGTGTGTTGATTTGATTACAAAGTGTCATCATGAATTCTGATATTAATCAACGTTTCCTGGCCCGGGGTTCGCAGCGGGACAAGGGATTGGCCGTCTTTACCAGCGGAGGTGATTCTCAAGGCATGAATGCCGCCGTACGAGCCTGCGTGCGTATGGCCATCTATTTGGGATGCAAGGTAAGTCAATTTTGACCTCTGTCAAGTGCAGCTACATATAGACGAAAATCATAAAGAAAATTATGtactacatatacatatgtatatatatatttagttaaGGCCATCTTTTTCCTTATCGGTTACTGGCCCTAGACAACTGTTTAAGTAGATCAGACATTGAACTTTGTCGGCATGATTCAATTGTTAAGTGGGGAGaccacagacacacagatattatttatatagtataaatacttatatttatatataggtatCAATGTTTTTATGTGTATATTATGGCCAATTAAGTTGAGAATTTTCAGTTAGATAATCTACAGAAAGAGACATTTTGTTTGGCTAGAAATGAAAGCGGTTTTTACTTATTCATGTGAGTGTCGCGCATATATGAACGTGCTCATTGACATTGAGTTTATTTTCGGGCAATTTACAAATACACTAGAAGaaatatacatgcatatattatatttaaaagagagccaacaaaaataaaaaacaaaaaccggcTGATAACAAATTAGCTTCaatttaatgtaaatttaaaCTAATGTCAGTCAAAGTAATCACTTTTGAAACTAAATTCATTTACTATTTTCGctaaaatttaacttaactTATGACTTATTTcgtttcaaattttaaacagTCAGACAAGAAATTTGTAACTAGATAAGataaaagttattaaatgtcATATGTTTCAAGTTTATATATCAATTTAATTAGTTAAAGTTTCTGTTATTGCATcatatttgtttcttttatatatatcagaaagaaaattgtaaaaaatttactttgtaATATTTAGTATATTTCAATTCTGTCCAGACTTGGATAATGattaaattctatttaattatattatgGAAATAGGAATTATCTTACTTTTTGATgcaatataattataatttaagaATCTAAGAAAAGTCTTTAAAAATTcccatatatttgttttgtataattttgaAGCTTGTAAAGTAAAATAAGgttctttaatttatttttgtgacAGACAAATTTCTTGCATACGATTATACctttaaaaatacaatttttaatttaagtcctacaagtcaaaagaaatattattttgtaGTTTTCGTTTTTCAGTTACAATATTTTCAAGAAACGTTTTCAACTCgtttattgaaatttgtttaactTTTCAAGCAGCAAATTTACACATTTTTGAATATggtaaaaaaatttgtttagtttatGGCAGAAAAGTAGAAAAATTATGTATTATTAGCTTTTACTGAATAAGTTAGTTTTTTTAGCTGTAGTTAGAAACACTTTAGAAAAATAACTTTTCTTCGGGTTAGAAAGtgaaaattagaaatttgtacatgtgtacaaaaaaaaaaaaaaaaaatacacattcacaatgaatttaattaaattttaaagtcaAGAATAACTTtatgtaaattaaatgaatcaaattttttttaataaattcattcTATTAATctaaattataatgaattgtTGCAATAATTATTGTATTATGATttgattaaacaaaattttattgtGGGTTATTCAAAATCAATCATTTTATTGCATCATCCTTGAAAATGTAGTATATAGTAGTATATATTTAACCTATCTTAATTTCattgaacttttttttaattttggtttagaagaaatttttaaatgagaagtttttatatatatttgattccTAAGAACAGAACGCAATCAAGGAAAGGAGAAATTTTTCTCTAAAGTAGGCAAAAGACTGCAAAAATTCTGATTGTTTATATAAAGTATAGAACTTTAAACTCTAAAAACTTTACGTAAACAATGTTTGCATCGAGgatcatattttatttatttttttttatttatttatatattatttatacacAAAGCACTACAATATTTCTTTCTATGTTTCTTTTATTGTCTATTATTTACTTAAGGAGtcaaatttttctcttttaattcGATCCTTCGATCGAACTTAATTATCAAACGATTAATTCATATACTCAAAGCTAAAACTTGTTGGGAATCGTAATTAAATGGAGTGAAACAACTTTGAAAAGGCTTACAACACCAGTGTTCATCCCAGTGCCGAAATgtagtgaaatttaatattttttagtaaaaacctttaaaatcAATATAGCCTTAGGCCATAGATCCTCTTATCCTAGTGATTTTTAACTAAATATcgtgaaatttcatattttttagttgttgtttatagtaaaaacctttaaaaactttgaaaatgTCCATACATAAACATTTGCCCTGTAAAACAAATATGTCAtgttaaatttcattttatttatatgggGGGAAACTCGCTTAGCATTTTTGTAGTTTTGAGTGCCGGCAAAGATAAGTTAGCTTTAGCATTAATCATAATCTAACtagtattttatttatattgactACAATCTAGTTGTAGGGCCCTTCAAAAGATAGCGTTTGCCGAtatggttttctttttattttaatataattcatatgtatgtatgtacatatatgtagaacATTTTTTTCGACGAGTGCAAAATTTTAGCCGAGACAAATTgacaattaattgaaattcattGGACTCAATTTTTGGAGATGTTATAgctcttttttttgtagtttttattTGGCATTCAACTAGCAATTAAATCTTGTCCAGTTTCGACTAGTTGATTTCGCCTTGCACTTGAACCCATGcgatattattattttcaattgcCAATTAAAAGTTTTACCTATTCCACAGGTTTATTTCATTCGCGAGGGCTACCAGGGCATGGTTGATGGCGGTGATTGCATTCAGGAGGCATCCTGGGCATCAGTGTCCTCGATCATTCATCGCGGTGGCACAATCATTGGTTCGGCCCGTTGTCAAGATTTCCGTGAACGTGCCGGCCGCTTGAAGGCAGCCAATAATCTGATTCAACGTGGTATTACCAATTTGGTGGTCATCGGTGGTGATGGTTCCCTCACTGGTGCCAATTTGTTCCGTCAGGAGTGGTCCAGTCTGCTGGAGGAGCTCGTCAAGAATAGTACCATTACTCCCGAGCAGCAGGAGAAGTTCAATGTGTTGCATATTGTTGGTTTGGTAAGTCagttaatataattttttaaatgtttccGATTTTAAATCAATTCATTTCCTCTTTTGTCCTTAGGTTGGCTCCATTGACAACGATTTCTGTGGCACGGACATGACCATTGGCACGGATACGGCTCTGCATCGTATCATCGAGGCCATTGATGCCATTTCGAGTACGGCGTATTCACATCAACGTACATTCATTATGGAGGTTATGGGTCGTCATTGTGGGTAAGAAAAGAGTTTCACTTTTCCCTGGTTGGGTTTGTCTCTCAAACAATTTTAGTTACAGTTTTTAAGTAAAAAAAGGATTCTTTAGgggtttttttgttaagtaaatttcaatgtttgtgttttttgatCAAACAGTTATTTATCTGTGGTAGCTGGCATTATATCTGAGGCAGATTATGTCTTTCTGCCTGAGTATCCACCGCCTCAAGATTGGGCCGATAGATTTGTGCTGAAATTGGAACAGGCAAGGCGAATGATTGAATGTTGAATGTGAATGTCTATATCTTTCTCTCTAGATCTCTctatatctctctttctctttgtcttCATTCacacattcattcattcaatttgACTTCAATTTTATGTCCCTATTTGCCTTTATGTACTTACTCTATCTATCCCTTTtaatatctatgtatgtgtatatgtatttgtatatatatataatatatatttttacagTTATTTAGCACTTGTGGGTGGCCTGGCTGGCGAAGCTGATTTTATATTCATACCCGAAATGCCACCAAAAGTTGATTGGCCAGATAGGCTATGCAATCAATTAGCTCAGGCAAGACGAACGATTTTATGATactttctatatacatacacataaatactctacacacacacacatacatacacacacagatacaatacaatatattttacaagaGCTATAGAGAAGACAGATCGGCTTTTGCTTACGAGACACGCAACATTTGTCATTTGAATTGCACTTGATagaaatttttcttatttttaatgGGCGGGTTTCCTCCTCTTACCCCTCCTCAATCATGTTATCCTTATCCCCTTTCCTCTACCAACTGATCATATTGTGATTAACCTTAAGTTAACCCtaataatctttaattttattatatataatatcatTTTATCttcattttttgtgtgttttcccttcctttttttgtggttttgaatttttttattttttattattgtttttttttttttagctactTAGCCATTTCAGCTGCTATAGCTACTGAAGCAGATTTTATGTTAATTCCCGAAGAACCGGTGCCAGTTGACTGGCAGGATGTACTATGTCAGAAACTTGTACAGGTCAGCGAGTGgttctctttctctcaatatatttaaaaagcaATTGGTTTCGTTTAATCtttgttcttttgttttgatttcgaaaaaaaatctCGCTTTTTACTAATTGGTTTAATTCTGAAATTTTCgtagcaacaaaaaaaaaggttattTTGGGGtaattttggttttctgtGTCTAAATCTGTTCAATGTTTCCTCACTTTACCCAACCCAACCCACCACATACTaaaacaatttacaaaattttaataccATCATTTTTacattaaacaatttgttacTTTATTTTACGCAACATAAACATTTCGTACTGCTTaagctaaaaaacaaaaaatacacgTAATTCATTCATATATTGGCTCTAGGACTGTGAAATGGTAGAAGCtttgccccttaaagtatgcaataggctgCACAAGTTGATTATTAACAACAAGTTTATAACTTAAAGCTATTTTTTCACAGTTCATTCTAAAATTTAGTTATACAGTGGCGGGTACGAATTTatgacgtttttttttttttgactttagttCTCATTTTTTCGGCTTAAGTTACTTAAATGGAATAATTTGCCAATCTAAACAGTGGCCTTCGGAAAGCTCATACGCATGAAAAGAAAGAGATGAATGAATAGAAGGCAGTGTCCCTTATTTAATAGGCAAAAAAACTATCTAATTTTTATCCtattttaatataatatatgtcaattgacgggaaattcaattcactTTCTTTAGTAGGAACTTTTTTCAAggaaaaaagtactttagtaCGAACTAGTATCGCAAAATGGCCTCGCCTAAAGGACCTAAACTTTCCATACAAAATTCAGATTTTCAATTGGCTCCAAATCGAAAGTTGGGGctaaattataaatttgtggtatgcagtttatcttacaattagttttgATAGATCTACAACTTCAAAGAGTTCACACTTCAACCTATCATACTAACGATTTTAGCAAAAAAGTCTTAAATATATGCCCACCAAAAAAcggactttttcttttttctcttctttcttctttGTTCTTACCTATAAAGAATACTAAATATGAACTAAGACCATTTTAACGGCTCATCATCTGAATCCAATAACCAATAAATTACAGCAAAAATTATTTCATGaactaaagtcaaaaaaatataaatggtTATAAATTTGTAGCCACGACTGTATAGTTAAAAGAAGTCCATTCATAGACTacttattgcatactttagggggcaaGCTTTGCTCCATTTAATGGTCCTAGATCCAGCACTGATCGtatctatataaaaaattgattttgtttacattttaatttctaatttatttaatattcttAGGAACGTAAAGCTGGTCAACGTTTGAATATTGTGATTGTGGCCGAGGGTGCCATGGATCGTGAGGGTAATCCCATTACTGCCGAGGATGTGAAGAAGGTCATCGATGACCGTCTGCATCATGATGCCCGTGTCACTGTCTTGGGTCATGTGCAACGTGGTGGCAATCCCAGCGCCTTTGATCGTATTTTGGTGAGTCTAATAATGATAGAAGATATTCCTTtttaatatgtataattgGAATTGGATTTCAATTTATTGTAGGCCTGTCGTATGGGTGCCGAAGCCACTTTGGCTTTGATGGAGGCCACCAAGGATTCGGTGCCAGTTGTTATCTCATTGGATGGCAATCAGGCGGTGCGTGTCCCCTTGATGGAGTGTGTTGAACGCACTCAGGCCGTGGCCAAGGCCATGAAAGAGCGCCGCTGGGCGGATGCTGTTAAATTGCGTGGCCGTTCATTTGAAAGGAATCTGGAGACATACAAAATGTTGACACGCTTGAAGCCACCCAAGGAGTGCTTCGATGCCGATGGCAAGGGCATTGAAGGCTATAGGCTAGCCGTGATGCATATTGGTGCCCCAGCTTGTGGCATGAATGCAGCTGTCAGGAGTTTTGTACGCAATGCCATTTATCGTGGTGATGTTGTCTATGGTGTTAGCGATGGTGTCGAAGGTTTGATTGCTGGAAATGTTAGAGAATTGGGATGGTAAGTGgtcgaaaaaagaaaaaccaatatCCATTTCAAGCGATTAACTTTGATTTTCTCTTCCAGGTCCGATGTGTCCGGTTGGGTTGGCCAGGGTGGCGCCTTTTTGGGCACCAAACGTACCCTGCCCGAGGGCAAATTCAAGGAAATTGCCGCACGCCTTAAGGAGTTCAAAATCCAGGGTCTTCTCATTATTGGCGGCTTTGAGAGTTATCATGCCGCTGGACAGATATCCGATCAGCGTGATAATTATCCCGAATTCTGTATTCCCATTGTTGTGGTTCCCTCAACCATTTCGAATAATGTGCCTGGCACTGAATTCTCCTTGGGTTGCGATACCGGCTTGAACGAGATCACCGAGATTTGTGATCGTATTCGTCAATCGGCCCAGGGTACCAAGCGTCGTGTCTTTGTCATTGAGACAATGGGTGGCTATTGCGGCTATTTGGCCACTTTGGCTGGCCTGGCTGGTGGCGCTGATGCTGCTTACATTTTTGAAGAGAAATTCTCCATTAAGGATCTGCAACAGGATGTCTATCACATGGCCTCCAAGATGGCTGAGGGTGTCTCGCGTGGTTTGATCCTGCGCAATGAGAAGGCCAGCGAGAATTATACAACAGATTTCATCTATCGTCTGTATTCGGAAGAGGGCAAAGGTCTCTTCACCTGCCGCATGAACATTTTGGGCCATATGCAACAGGGCGGCTCACCCACTCCCTTCGATCGTAATATGGGCACTAAGATGGCCGCCAAATGCGTGGACTGGTTGGCCACTCAAATCAAGGCCAATATCGATGCCAATGGTGTGGTCAATTGCAAGTCACCCGAAACAGCCACCTTGCTGGGCATTGTATCCCGCCAATATCGTTTTAGCCCACTGGTGGATCTCATTGCCGAGACAAACTTTGAGTGAGTTTCCATTCATATCAAAGGTGAAAGATAATTCTAATGTAACTTTTCTTGTTATTTTCCAGTCAACGCATCCCCAAAAAGCAATGGTGGTTGCGTCTCCGCCCTCTTCTTAGAATTCTGGCCAAGCACGATTCGGCCTATGAGGAGGAAGGCATGTACATCACCGTGGAGGAGGAATGCGCCACTGATGCTGTAGCCTAAGCATGAATTCCGCAGCACCATTCAGAGATATAGTACAGAGATATTACCTACCCCCCTACTACTATATATAATGCCCAGgcacatcatcatcaattaGTCGTCATCCTCTTATCCTTCTTAAAGATCAATctcaaaatgtttgtttgaCGATGACACCAACTATCAAACAACTATCCACCCCAGTTAGAAATGAATTTGTATTCAATTAAtgcgtttttcttttccttttctataatatgtttatttataaaatacattttcaaGAACCCcctgaaaaaacaaaaaaatatgaaacGAATAACCATGTCATCATTTAAGAGTCTTAAGTATTtccatacatatttatttttagtttacaatgaaaatatttttgcaatattttatttctttcatGTTATCATACAagtaaattgttgttgctatatagttaaacatatatataaaaatatctaTCCTAAATTATATTGAATGttacaaaaatcaaatatagACAGATGGAATaggcaaattgtttaaaagaaatatttatatacacacgcacacccacacacacactcaggaTCGTGTGTACAATTGTTaacaatatttgaaaaatagtAATGAAAACTCAATATTAAGAACAAAAGCGCAGCAACAATAACTATACATAATAACATTTTACACAAAGATCTGTtcggaatatatgaacaaaaaaaacatatgagagaatattcaaaatacaaataataaaaatacaagaaaaCACCTTTTGggcagaataaaaaaaaaatgttaaattaaaatatttgtctCTGGTATTATGATTTTTAGtacaaattaaattgaattgaaattacTCTACTCTTTTATAataattacgtatacgcatgATGAGCCAGCGAAAATAACATTCAAAGTAATGTTCGATAGATTATTATAATGACGACGCAAACTGAGAACTTAGACTTCTCGAATGGGCCAATGTTCAACGCCCAAAAAGTGGCAAGAAATTGTTATACCACCCATAGggtaaaatggtatattaaagctGTCCATAAGGGCCGAATTGGCCCTACGGCCTACACTAGTGGCGGCCTTAGAGTGCTCCTGAGTTTTTGTGAGGGTGGACTGGTCGTATCATAAATCCGCTACTGAATCCAGAATTTACCTTCAAAATTTAATGACTGACATGGTCGATCATAAGTAATCTACTTGAGTTAATGCCAATCTATTTCTTATTATACTACATACTTTTTCTACGTCTCAATCTGCTACAGGGTTAAAGTCTAcatttcaaaacaaattagaacaCTATTGATCGTTATATCATGtctaaataaaagaaatataagtaaatataataaaggaaaaagaaaCTTACTTTGCATCCTccgtttattttttaaataatttcccaagaaaatgtttgattttccaaatatttttgtattttataaaGGAGATATTTGTactaaaatatttatcttttCGTTCGAGCTATAAAGCAGCTTTATTTTATACTGTTCGATCCGACGAATTGTCAAACTTGATTTCAATTAGATAATAATATCTTAAATACCAAGTTTCAATTCAGTAGCTTTCTAATTGAGGTAGAGAAGTTAATAAGGACTCATGGACATGGCTACATCAActcatcttttatataaaaccaaaccaaaccaaaactGATCGATTTAAGTGTTAAAGAACAGATTAATTTCACTTTTGTCTTAcctatgaaaataaatttctaaaCTGGACGATACTCCCAAAATAGATAGGTTAAATAGTTAAAGAACTGAAAAGTTTTACCTATcaatggaaatttttgaaCGGGATAGTTTCCCTGCCTCTCTCTTAAAGGTCTAGAAAAACCTCCGATTCCATTTGCTAGATAATagaattttctcttttttttttccatatacTATCACAACTCTCTTAAGTAAACAGCTCagatttgcttttgttgtttcattttgtttataaatttgaTAACTAATATTTCAACGTCATAATCTATTTACGAAAGAAGTAGAAAAGAATGATGGCTGCCGCCCATTTTTAAAAACcgaaattcattcattcgaGAGACGTAATGGCTAACACACATTGCACACGGTCCGGACTTGTCGATAGGTCAAATACCATACAAATTTTGATATGAATGTGTGTCTGAGCTGGTTAGCCTTATCAGCTAAATAAGCATATGGGGAATTTCACCAAATCAATTGTCTTGATAAGCCTTAGATGTAGATCAATTAAAAgagttttgcttttttttgtttaatgctACACAAAAGTTACACTTATTCCAGTCAAAGAGGCAATTTAACACTTATTCTAATCCCTTAATCAAATTAAAGACTCTATGTACAAAAGATGGATCGAGATGATGAAATGATTACTCCTCATCCTTAATGCAATTCTCAACCAAATCTCGTAAATTTGGATTCTCCATGGCTGCTGCAATGCGCTCCTTGTCATTGATTTGCTTATTAACTATAATAATGAGGAGTTTTTAGATTAGTTTCTTTGCGAAAGGGGAAGCTTGGGAACTTACTCTCTTCTTCTGTCTGATGTGCTCCtttttttatgtaaatatcAAGTTTAATATTATGCGGTAACCCACGTTCCACTTTAACCCTTATGCACAGGCCTATTAGGGTCGCCAGAGAGCAATGGGGCACTGTGGGATTGAATTCGATGCGTACCtaaaaaaagttatgtttAAATACTATAGATAAAAGCAAAAGATAAAAAACTCACAACAGATACATTGGAGCGCGTGGGTGGCAGAACAAAAATGCCATCCTCATAGATAACATTCAGGTCCTCTAGTGTGCATGGCTTCTCGGGATCACGAATTGTACGCAGGAGATCTTGCGGAAATAAAATCAACAAGTTATTAcataattgtttttaaatcaTTCATTTCAATTGGTTAGCTACCATAAATAGTCTCCTGTAGGTCAGTGGCATTCCTATAGCCTAGCTCTTGGAGTAATGCATCCTCGCCATAAGCAATAGCTTCATTATCCAAAGACATTTGGCTCGTTTTCCGCACTATCTCTGCGGCCGATGTTGGGTTACTACTGACAGCGACGGTGTTGTTTCCACCAATGCTGTCCGATTCAGAGAGTTTTCGCTTGATGTAAGACAGCATATTGTTGTTGGCacctttttggttttgatttctCTTATCGCtcctatatatatttatcttttACGAGtacccactctctctctctgtgtatctttgtttatatgtgtattgAGGGTTAAGAGCTATGAATGTGAATGGCTATTAATATCGCTTAAATAGCATTATCAGagatttgtgttttgtttctATACCTTGTTGTTTGacaattgtgtttttttttttactttgtcATGTCCGCACAGctgattttgttttgaagAAATTTAGG
Coding sequences:
- the LOC6640422 gene encoding ATP-dependent 6-phosphofructokinase isoform X3 codes for the protein MNSDINQRFLARGSQRDKGLAVFTSGGDSQGMNAAVRACVRMAIYLGCKVYFIREGYQGMVDGGDCIQEASWASVSSIIHRGGTIIGSARCQDFRERAGRLKAANNLIQRGITNLVVIGGDGSLTGANLFRQEWSSLLEELVKNSTITPEQQEKFNVLHIVGLVGSIDNDFCGTDMTIGTDTALHRIIEAIDAISSTAYSHQRTFIMEVMGRHCGYLAISAAIATEADFMLIPEEPVPVDWQDVLCQKLVQERKAGQRLNIVIVAEGAMDREGNPITAEDVKKVIDDRLHHDARVTVLGHVQRGGNPSAFDRILACRMGAEATLALMEATKDSVPVVISLDGNQAVRVPLMECVERTQAVAKAMKERRWADAVKLRGRSFERNLETYKMLTRLKPPKECFDADGKGIEGYRLAVMHIGAPACGMNAAVRSFVRNAIYRGDVVYGVSDGVEGLIAGNVRELGWSDVSGWVGQGGAFLGTKRTLPEGKFKEIAARLKEFKIQGLLIIGGFESYHAAGQISDQRDNYPEFCIPIVVVPSTISNNVPGTEFSLGCDTGLNEITEICDRIRQSAQGTKRRVFVIETMGGYCGYLATLAGLAGGADAAYIFEEKFSIKDLQQDVYHMASKMAEGVSRGLILRNEKASENYTTDFIYRLYSEEGKGLFTCRMNILGHMQQGGSPTPFDRNMGTKMAAKCVDWLATQIKANIDANGVVNCKSPETATLLGIVSRQYRFSPLVDLIAETNFDQRIPKKQWWLRLRPLLRILAKHDSAYEEEGMYITVEEECATDAVA